A genomic stretch from Salarias fasciatus chromosome 18, fSalaFa1.1, whole genome shotgun sequence includes:
- the myripa gene encoding rab effector MyRIP isoform X2, with product MGRKLDLSGLSDHEAEHVLQVVQRDMRLRKKEEERLSELKQELDEEGSRCLLLSRQSCFNQRCCIRCCSPFTFLLNPKRRCRDCHYNVCKACRVYCKPDKAWLCSACQKSRLLKTQSLEWFYTNVKKRFKRFGSAKVLKTLYRKHLAEHSALSELTEGSAYEESVCNEGSVCGSDSTFYRQTEEHSVAETLSVAMRVAEEAIDEAISKAEFDSSDQEKQDEANYLREHRGELIQELAKTIVQKIISRRKTLSEMRADYDHNWTLEHNADPHQPHPFAADHSSSVKHQSNLWRSHSAFSLLNGESPALLQDSPRTLKKDGGGAAMTAWKSVDRLDNAGVSSVLKSPDGNWIALQSAQLSRPGLLTKRKSLVYSALERESAVVSAYEGLGSDSEAKPEPDNSWGAVLQEIHKKMTDSNFNQPDGGDGGDGGGGGGVPSPALRGSRDNLHSDSEGNWKPNKPLQGLFKWKVPAEIRKPSSSRRTSIIDVNFNLDGASEEQQAATGSEPEAGKARRSRKKRRTRKEASAPASPVLDVNRRAEDRPMQPPDAVTPETLTSGASTPEPSGPEGHFLEDRVDRAQEEPAGPASEFSAREDGAGSGGRDGDGGHESMEVDGTRTEDEDENELDEEMRYRLYRLVAQSRLTYFSSTDEELDRAGLSEGEWDRDRDEDMEEDGQRRGEDELDGAGLQDDGSREEEEDDETKDVELAVKVCRLANQANATEFSSTEDELDRAGRGHEAEDGAIDEGSLWTLQAQEAVQLRDLASLVSASQFSSTEDELDRVGVNEGEELWEEGSIGKIDVRMFDLSQEGRESEETDVKRDETDMEGWSSSREGEETEMEGERAATAGREEEEEEDSHQRTVQEEEEDEKNRENEDDAEFDRIISSMLMITLEDMQAGATAEGGGGPGGRTRDPGDTAPDESGGFRGEDESGEDGQAVKDRGREGEDETPESGLRKQQRDAEQIQEGGEGHAEKERPTSVTEGEGKETLETREAEPKVDADEEETRRGGGETTAEQGDGSSCSPEEGLLSPQEIQNRYSAVSLRSITTEVLKVLNATEELLQGVEGGPDPRPAAASLPPDADPKKLDQQFSRLEENVYVAAGSVFSLEAELSDLEECARGISSSTSNLELSFLEEQVAAAAAKVQQSEMQICDISARIAALKSAGLNVDPQTRFTKSRNTPATPVTLDSSRQLRRRLPAPPVKDKES from the exons ATGGGCCGGAAGCTGGACCTGTCCGGTCTGTCGGACCACGAGGCGGAGCACgtgctgcaggtggtgcagAGGGACATGAGGCTGCgcaagaaggaggaggagcgactCAG cgagCTGAAGCAGGAGCTGGACGAGGAGGGCAGTCGCTGCCTCCTGCTGTCGCGGCAGAGCTGCTTCAACCAGCGCTGCTGCATCCGCTGCTGCTCGCCCTTCACCTTCCTGCTCAACCCCAAGCGCCGCTGCCGGGACTGCCACTACAATGTCTGCAAGGCCTGCCGCGTCTACTGCAAGCCGGACAAAGCCTGGCTCTGCTCCGCCTGCCAGAAGAGCAG GCTGCTGAAGACTCAGTCTCTGGAGTGGTTCTACACTAATGTGAAGAAACGCTTTAAGAGGTTCGGCAGTGCTAAAGTGCTGAAGACCCTCTACAGGAAGCACCTGGCCGAGCACAGCGCTCTCTCAGAGCTGACCG agggCAGCGCCTACGAGGAGAGCGTCTGCAATGAGGGCAGCGTCTGTGGGAGCGACTCGACTTTCTACAGACAAACCGAAG AGCACAGCGTGGCGGAGACGCTCAGTGTGGCCATGCGGGTGGCGGAGGAGGCCATAGACGAGGCCATTTCCAAGGCCGAGTTCGACTCTTCAGATCAG GAGAAGCAGGATGAGGCGAACTACCTGCGGGAGCACCGCGGAGAGCTCATCCAGGAACTGGCCAAAACCATCGTGCAAAAG AtcatcagcaggaggaagacgctgTCCGAGATGAGGGCCGACTACGACCACAACTGGACCCTGGAACACAACGCCGACCCGCATCAGCCTCACCCCTTCGCCGCTGATCACTCCTCCAGCGTGAAGCACCAGTCCAACCTCTGG AGGTCTCACTCTGCCTTCTCGCTGCTGAACGGCGAGTCCCcggcgctgctgcaggactctCCACGGACGCTGAAGAAggacggcggcggggcggcCATGACTGCCTGGAAGAGTGTGGACAGGCTGGACAACGCCG gtgtgtccTCAGTGCTGAAGAGCCCAGACGGGAACTGGATCGCCCTGCAGAGCGCCCAGCTGTCTCGGCCCGGCCTGCTGACCAAGCGGAAGAGTCTGGTCTACAGCGCCTTGGAGCGGGAGTCCGCCGTCGTCTCGGCCTACGAGGGCCTGGGCTCCGACAGCGAGGCCAAGCCGGAGCCCGACAACTCCTGGGGCGCCGTCCTCCAGGAAATCCACAAGAAGATGACGGACTCGAACTTCAATCAGCCCgacggcggcgacggcggcgatggtggcggcggcggcggcgtcccgtCACCGGCTCTCAGAGGCAGCAGGGACAACCTGCACTCCGACTCCGAGGGCAACTGGAAGCCCAACAAGCCGCTGCAGGGTCTGTTCAAGTGGAAGGTCCCCGCGGAGATCAGGAAGCCCTCGTCGTCTCGCCGGACCAGCATCATCGACGTGAACTTTAACCTGGACGGGGCCtcggaggagcagcaggccgCCACGGGTTCGGAGCCGGAGGCGGGAAAAGCCAGGAGGTCGCgcaagaagaggaggacgagaaaGGAGGCCTCCGCTCCAGCCTCTCCTGTCCTG GATGTCAACAGAAGAGCAGAGGACCGGCCGATGCAGCCGCCCGACGCCGTCACTCCTGAGACTCTGACCTCCGGAGCCTCCACCCCTGAACCTTCTGGCCCCGAGGGACACTTCCTGGAGGACAGAGTCGATCGGGCGCAGGAGGAGCCGGCAGGCCCGGCGTCCGAGTTCTCCGCGAGGGAGGACGGCGCCGGGAGCGGCGGGCGGGACGGAGACGGAGGACACGAGAGCATGGAGGTGGACGGGACCAGAaccgaggacgaggacgagaaCGAGCTGGACGAGGAGATGCGGTACCGGCTGTACCGGCTGGTCGCCCAGTCCAGACTCACGTACTTCTCATCCACCGACGAGGAGCTGGACCGAGCCGGGCTCAGCGAGGGCGAgtgggaccgggaccgggacgaggacatggaggaggacggtCAGCGGCGCGGCGAGGACGAGCTGGACGGAGCGGGGCTGCAGGACGACGGTTcccgagaggaggaggaggacgatgagACGAAGGACGTGGAGCTGGCGGTGAAGGTCTGCAGGCTGGCCAACCAGGCCAACGCCACCGAGTTCTCCTCCACCGAGGACGAGCTGGACAGGGCGGGCCGGGGCCACGAGGCGGAGGACGGCGCCATCGACGAGGGCTCGCTGTGGACGCTGCAGGCGCAGGAGGCCGTCCAGCTGCGAGACCTGGCCAGTCTGGTCAGCGCCTCGCAGTTCTCCTCCACCGAGGACGAGCTGGACAGGGTGGGGGTGAACGAGGGAGAGGAGCTCTGGGAGGAGGGCTCCATCGGGAAGATCGACGTGAGAATGTTCGACCTGAGCCAAGAAGGCCGGGAGAGCGAGGAGACAGACGTGAAGAGGGACGAGACAGACATGGAGGGTTGGAGTTCATccagagaaggagaggaaacagagatggagggagaacgAGCAGCGACggcaggcagagaggaggaggaggaggaggattcacACCAGAGGACAgttcaggaagaggaggaagacgagaagAACAGAGAGAACGAAGACGACGCAGAGTTCGACAGAATCAtcagcagcatgttgatgatTACTTTAGAGGACATGCAGGCCGGAGCGACGgcggagggaggtggaggacctggaggaagaaccagagatcCGGGGGACACGGCTCCAGATGAGTCCGGAGGATTCAGAGGAGAAGACGAGTCAGGCGAGGACGGACAGGCGGTGAAGGATCGgggaagagaaggagaagacgAGACGCCCGAGTCTGgactcaggaagcagcagcgggACGCCGAGCAGATCCAGGAGGGCGGAGAGGGACATGCAGAGAAGGAACGACCAACAAGTGTAACTGaaggagagggaaaagaaaCACTGGAGACGCGTGAAGCCGAGCCGAAGGTCGATGCGGATGAAGAGGAAacgaggcgaggaggaggagaaacgacggcagagcagggagacggcagcagctgctctcctgaGGAAGGCTTACTGTCTCCTCAGGAGATCCAGAAC aGGTACTCGGCCGTGTCGCTGCGCAGCATCACCACCGAGGTGCTGAAGGTTCTGAACGCcaccgaggagctgctgcagggggtggagggagggcccgacccccgacccgccgccgcctcgctgccCCCCGACGCTGACCCCAAGAAACTGGACCAGCAGTTCTCCAGACTGGAAGAAAAC GTGTACGTGGCGGCCGGCTCGGTGTTCAgcctggaggcggagctcaGCGACCTGGAGGAGTGCGCCCGAGgaatcagcagctccacctccaacctggagctgtccttcctggaggagcaggtggcggcggccgccgccaaGGTCCAGCAGTCTGAGATGCAG ATCTGCGACATCTCAGCCAGAATCGCTGCACTGAAGAGCGCGGGCCTGAACGTGGACCCACAGACACGCTTCACCAAGAGCAGGAACACTCCGGCCACG CCCGTCACCCTGGACTCTTCGAGACAGCTCCGACGGCGATTACCCGCCCCGCCAGTGAAAG ATAAAGAAAGCTGA
- the myripa gene encoding rab effector MyRIP isoform X3 gives MGRKLDLSGLSDHEAEHVLQVVQRDMRLRKKEEERLSELKQELDEEGSRCLLLSRQSCFNQRCCIRCCSPFTFLLNPKRRCRDCHYNVCKACRVYCKPDKAWLCSACQKSRLLKTQSLEWFYTNVKKRFKRFGSAKVLKTLYRKHLAEHSALSELTEGSAYEESVCNEGSVCGSDSTFYRQTEEHSVAETLSVAMRVAEEAIDEAISKAEFDSSDQEKQDEANYLREHRGELIQELAKTIVQKIISRRKTLSEMRADYDHNWTLEHNADPHQPHPFAADHSSSVKHQSNLWRSHSAFSLLNGESPALLQDSPRTLKKDGGGAAMTAWKSVDRLDNAVLKSPDGNWIALQSAQLSRPGLLTKRKSLVYSALERESAVVSAYEGLGSDSEAKPEPDNSWGAVLQEIHKKMTDSNFNQPDGGDGGDGGGGGGVPSPALRGSRDNLHSDSEGNWKPNKPLQGLFKWKVPAEIRKPSSSRRTSIIDVNFNLDGASEEQQAATGSEPEAGKARRSRKKRRTRKEASAPASPVLDVNRRAEDRPMQPPDAVTPETLTSGASTPEPSGPEGHFLEDRVDRAQEEPAGPASEFSAREDGAGSGGRDGDGGHESMEVDGTRTEDEDENELDEEMRYRLYRLVAQSRLTYFSSTDEELDRAGLSEGEWDRDRDEDMEEDGQRRGEDELDGAGLQDDGSREEEEDDETKDVELAVKVCRLANQANATEFSSTEDELDRAGRGHEAEDGAIDEGSLWTLQAQEAVQLRDLASLVSASQFSSTEDELDRVGVNEGEELWEEGSIGKIDVRMFDLSQEGRESEETDVKRDETDMEGWSSSREGEETEMEGERAATAGREEEEEEDSHQRTVQEEEEDEKNRENEDDAEFDRIISSMLMITLEDMQAGATAEGGGGPGGRTRDPGDTAPDESGGFRGEDESGEDGQAVKDRGREGEDETPESGLRKQQRDAEQIQEGGEGHAEKERPTSVTEGEGKETLETREAEPKVDADEEETRRGGGETTAEQGDGSSCSPEEGLLSPQEIQNRYSAVSLRSITTEVLKVLNATEELLQGVEGGPDPRPAAASLPPDADPKKLDQQFSRLEENVYVAAGSVFSLEAELSDLEECARGISSSTSNLELSFLEEQVAAAAAKVQQSEMQICDISARIAALKSAGLNVDPQTRFTKSRNTPATPVTLDSSRQLRRRLPAPPVKEDKES, from the exons ATGGGCCGGAAGCTGGACCTGTCCGGTCTGTCGGACCACGAGGCGGAGCACgtgctgcaggtggtgcagAGGGACATGAGGCTGCgcaagaaggaggaggagcgactCAG cgagCTGAAGCAGGAGCTGGACGAGGAGGGCAGTCGCTGCCTCCTGCTGTCGCGGCAGAGCTGCTTCAACCAGCGCTGCTGCATCCGCTGCTGCTCGCCCTTCACCTTCCTGCTCAACCCCAAGCGCCGCTGCCGGGACTGCCACTACAATGTCTGCAAGGCCTGCCGCGTCTACTGCAAGCCGGACAAAGCCTGGCTCTGCTCCGCCTGCCAGAAGAGCAG GCTGCTGAAGACTCAGTCTCTGGAGTGGTTCTACACTAATGTGAAGAAACGCTTTAAGAGGTTCGGCAGTGCTAAAGTGCTGAAGACCCTCTACAGGAAGCACCTGGCCGAGCACAGCGCTCTCTCAGAGCTGACCG agggCAGCGCCTACGAGGAGAGCGTCTGCAATGAGGGCAGCGTCTGTGGGAGCGACTCGACTTTCTACAGACAAACCGAAG AGCACAGCGTGGCGGAGACGCTCAGTGTGGCCATGCGGGTGGCGGAGGAGGCCATAGACGAGGCCATTTCCAAGGCCGAGTTCGACTCTTCAGATCAG GAGAAGCAGGATGAGGCGAACTACCTGCGGGAGCACCGCGGAGAGCTCATCCAGGAACTGGCCAAAACCATCGTGCAAAAG AtcatcagcaggaggaagacgctgTCCGAGATGAGGGCCGACTACGACCACAACTGGACCCTGGAACACAACGCCGACCCGCATCAGCCTCACCCCTTCGCCGCTGATCACTCCTCCAGCGTGAAGCACCAGTCCAACCTCTGG AGGTCTCACTCTGCCTTCTCGCTGCTGAACGGCGAGTCCCcggcgctgctgcaggactctCCACGGACGCTGAAGAAggacggcggcggggcggcCATGACTGCCTGGAAGAGTGTGGACAGGCTGGACAACGCCG TGCTGAAGAGCCCAGACGGGAACTGGATCGCCCTGCAGAGCGCCCAGCTGTCTCGGCCCGGCCTGCTGACCAAGCGGAAGAGTCTGGTCTACAGCGCCTTGGAGCGGGAGTCCGCCGTCGTCTCGGCCTACGAGGGCCTGGGCTCCGACAGCGAGGCCAAGCCGGAGCCCGACAACTCCTGGGGCGCCGTCCTCCAGGAAATCCACAAGAAGATGACGGACTCGAACTTCAATCAGCCCgacggcggcgacggcggcgatggtggcggcggcggcggcgtcccgtCACCGGCTCTCAGAGGCAGCAGGGACAACCTGCACTCCGACTCCGAGGGCAACTGGAAGCCCAACAAGCCGCTGCAGGGTCTGTTCAAGTGGAAGGTCCCCGCGGAGATCAGGAAGCCCTCGTCGTCTCGCCGGACCAGCATCATCGACGTGAACTTTAACCTGGACGGGGCCtcggaggagcagcaggccgCCACGGGTTCGGAGCCGGAGGCGGGAAAAGCCAGGAGGTCGCgcaagaagaggaggacgagaaaGGAGGCCTCCGCTCCAGCCTCTCCTGTCCTG GATGTCAACAGAAGAGCAGAGGACCGGCCGATGCAGCCGCCCGACGCCGTCACTCCTGAGACTCTGACCTCCGGAGCCTCCACCCCTGAACCTTCTGGCCCCGAGGGACACTTCCTGGAGGACAGAGTCGATCGGGCGCAGGAGGAGCCGGCAGGCCCGGCGTCCGAGTTCTCCGCGAGGGAGGACGGCGCCGGGAGCGGCGGGCGGGACGGAGACGGAGGACACGAGAGCATGGAGGTGGACGGGACCAGAaccgaggacgaggacgagaaCGAGCTGGACGAGGAGATGCGGTACCGGCTGTACCGGCTGGTCGCCCAGTCCAGACTCACGTACTTCTCATCCACCGACGAGGAGCTGGACCGAGCCGGGCTCAGCGAGGGCGAgtgggaccgggaccgggacgaggacatggaggaggacggtCAGCGGCGCGGCGAGGACGAGCTGGACGGAGCGGGGCTGCAGGACGACGGTTcccgagaggaggaggaggacgatgagACGAAGGACGTGGAGCTGGCGGTGAAGGTCTGCAGGCTGGCCAACCAGGCCAACGCCACCGAGTTCTCCTCCACCGAGGACGAGCTGGACAGGGCGGGCCGGGGCCACGAGGCGGAGGACGGCGCCATCGACGAGGGCTCGCTGTGGACGCTGCAGGCGCAGGAGGCCGTCCAGCTGCGAGACCTGGCCAGTCTGGTCAGCGCCTCGCAGTTCTCCTCCACCGAGGACGAGCTGGACAGGGTGGGGGTGAACGAGGGAGAGGAGCTCTGGGAGGAGGGCTCCATCGGGAAGATCGACGTGAGAATGTTCGACCTGAGCCAAGAAGGCCGGGAGAGCGAGGAGACAGACGTGAAGAGGGACGAGACAGACATGGAGGGTTGGAGTTCATccagagaaggagaggaaacagagatggagggagaacgAGCAGCGACggcaggcagagaggaggaggaggaggaggattcacACCAGAGGACAgttcaggaagaggaggaagacgagaagAACAGAGAGAACGAAGACGACGCAGAGTTCGACAGAATCAtcagcagcatgttgatgatTACTTTAGAGGACATGCAGGCCGGAGCGACGgcggagggaggtggaggacctggaggaagaaccagagatcCGGGGGACACGGCTCCAGATGAGTCCGGAGGATTCAGAGGAGAAGACGAGTCAGGCGAGGACGGACAGGCGGTGAAGGATCGgggaagagaaggagaagacgAGACGCCCGAGTCTGgactcaggaagcagcagcgggACGCCGAGCAGATCCAGGAGGGCGGAGAGGGACATGCAGAGAAGGAACGACCAACAAGTGTAACTGaaggagagggaaaagaaaCACTGGAGACGCGTGAAGCCGAGCCGAAGGTCGATGCGGATGAAGAGGAAacgaggcgaggaggaggagaaacgacggcagagcagggagacggcagcagctgctctcctgaGGAAGGCTTACTGTCTCCTCAGGAGATCCAGAAC aGGTACTCGGCCGTGTCGCTGCGCAGCATCACCACCGAGGTGCTGAAGGTTCTGAACGCcaccgaggagctgctgcagggggtggagggagggcccgacccccgacccgccgccgcctcgctgccCCCCGACGCTGACCCCAAGAAACTGGACCAGCAGTTCTCCAGACTGGAAGAAAAC GTGTACGTGGCGGCCGGCTCGGTGTTCAgcctggaggcggagctcaGCGACCTGGAGGAGTGCGCCCGAGgaatcagcagctccacctccaacctggagctgtccttcctggaggagcaggtggcggcggccgccgccaaGGTCCAGCAGTCTGAGATGCAG ATCTGCGACATCTCAGCCAGAATCGCTGCACTGAAGAGCGCGGGCCTGAACGTGGACCCACAGACACGCTTCACCAAGAGCAGGAACACTCCGGCCACG CCCGTCACCCTGGACTCTTCGAGACAGCTCCGACGGCGATTACCCGCCCCGCCAGTGAAAG AAGATAAAGAAAGCTGA
- the myripa gene encoding rab effector MyRIP isoform X1, which translates to MGRKLDLSGLSDHEAEHVLQVVQRDMRLRKKEEERLSELKQELDEEGSRCLLLSRQSCFNQRCCIRCCSPFTFLLNPKRRCRDCHYNVCKACRVYCKPDKAWLCSACQKSRLLKTQSLEWFYTNVKKRFKRFGSAKVLKTLYRKHLAEHSALSELTEGSAYEESVCNEGSVCGSDSTFYRQTEEHSVAETLSVAMRVAEEAIDEAISKAEFDSSDQEKQDEANYLREHRGELIQELAKTIVQKIISRRKTLSEMRADYDHNWTLEHNADPHQPHPFAADHSSSVKHQSNLWRSHSAFSLLNGESPALLQDSPRTLKKDGGGAAMTAWKSVDRLDNAGVSSVLKSPDGNWIALQSAQLSRPGLLTKRKSLVYSALERESAVVSAYEGLGSDSEAKPEPDNSWGAVLQEIHKKMTDSNFNQPDGGDGGDGGGGGGVPSPALRGSRDNLHSDSEGNWKPNKPLQGLFKWKVPAEIRKPSSSRRTSIIDVNFNLDGASEEQQAATGSEPEAGKARRSRKKRRTRKEASAPASPVLDVNRRAEDRPMQPPDAVTPETLTSGASTPEPSGPEGHFLEDRVDRAQEEPAGPASEFSAREDGAGSGGRDGDGGHESMEVDGTRTEDEDENELDEEMRYRLYRLVAQSRLTYFSSTDEELDRAGLSEGEWDRDRDEDMEEDGQRRGEDELDGAGLQDDGSREEEEDDETKDVELAVKVCRLANQANATEFSSTEDELDRAGRGHEAEDGAIDEGSLWTLQAQEAVQLRDLASLVSASQFSSTEDELDRVGVNEGEELWEEGSIGKIDVRMFDLSQEGRESEETDVKRDETDMEGWSSSREGEETEMEGERAATAGREEEEEEDSHQRTVQEEEEDEKNRENEDDAEFDRIISSMLMITLEDMQAGATAEGGGGPGGRTRDPGDTAPDESGGFRGEDESGEDGQAVKDRGREGEDETPESGLRKQQRDAEQIQEGGEGHAEKERPTSVTEGEGKETLETREAEPKVDADEEETRRGGGETTAEQGDGSSCSPEEGLLSPQEIQNRYSAVSLRSITTEVLKVLNATEELLQGVEGGPDPRPAAASLPPDADPKKLDQQFSRLEENVYVAAGSVFSLEAELSDLEECARGISSSTSNLELSFLEEQVAAAAAKVQQSEMQICDISARIAALKSAGLNVDPQTRFTKSRNTPATPVTLDSSRQLRRRLPAPPVKEDKES; encoded by the exons ATGGGCCGGAAGCTGGACCTGTCCGGTCTGTCGGACCACGAGGCGGAGCACgtgctgcaggtggtgcagAGGGACATGAGGCTGCgcaagaaggaggaggagcgactCAG cgagCTGAAGCAGGAGCTGGACGAGGAGGGCAGTCGCTGCCTCCTGCTGTCGCGGCAGAGCTGCTTCAACCAGCGCTGCTGCATCCGCTGCTGCTCGCCCTTCACCTTCCTGCTCAACCCCAAGCGCCGCTGCCGGGACTGCCACTACAATGTCTGCAAGGCCTGCCGCGTCTACTGCAAGCCGGACAAAGCCTGGCTCTGCTCCGCCTGCCAGAAGAGCAG GCTGCTGAAGACTCAGTCTCTGGAGTGGTTCTACACTAATGTGAAGAAACGCTTTAAGAGGTTCGGCAGTGCTAAAGTGCTGAAGACCCTCTACAGGAAGCACCTGGCCGAGCACAGCGCTCTCTCAGAGCTGACCG agggCAGCGCCTACGAGGAGAGCGTCTGCAATGAGGGCAGCGTCTGTGGGAGCGACTCGACTTTCTACAGACAAACCGAAG AGCACAGCGTGGCGGAGACGCTCAGTGTGGCCATGCGGGTGGCGGAGGAGGCCATAGACGAGGCCATTTCCAAGGCCGAGTTCGACTCTTCAGATCAG GAGAAGCAGGATGAGGCGAACTACCTGCGGGAGCACCGCGGAGAGCTCATCCAGGAACTGGCCAAAACCATCGTGCAAAAG AtcatcagcaggaggaagacgctgTCCGAGATGAGGGCCGACTACGACCACAACTGGACCCTGGAACACAACGCCGACCCGCATCAGCCTCACCCCTTCGCCGCTGATCACTCCTCCAGCGTGAAGCACCAGTCCAACCTCTGG AGGTCTCACTCTGCCTTCTCGCTGCTGAACGGCGAGTCCCcggcgctgctgcaggactctCCACGGACGCTGAAGAAggacggcggcggggcggcCATGACTGCCTGGAAGAGTGTGGACAGGCTGGACAACGCCG gtgtgtccTCAGTGCTGAAGAGCCCAGACGGGAACTGGATCGCCCTGCAGAGCGCCCAGCTGTCTCGGCCCGGCCTGCTGACCAAGCGGAAGAGTCTGGTCTACAGCGCCTTGGAGCGGGAGTCCGCCGTCGTCTCGGCCTACGAGGGCCTGGGCTCCGACAGCGAGGCCAAGCCGGAGCCCGACAACTCCTGGGGCGCCGTCCTCCAGGAAATCCACAAGAAGATGACGGACTCGAACTTCAATCAGCCCgacggcggcgacggcggcgatggtggcggcggcggcggcgtcccgtCACCGGCTCTCAGAGGCAGCAGGGACAACCTGCACTCCGACTCCGAGGGCAACTGGAAGCCCAACAAGCCGCTGCAGGGTCTGTTCAAGTGGAAGGTCCCCGCGGAGATCAGGAAGCCCTCGTCGTCTCGCCGGACCAGCATCATCGACGTGAACTTTAACCTGGACGGGGCCtcggaggagcagcaggccgCCACGGGTTCGGAGCCGGAGGCGGGAAAAGCCAGGAGGTCGCgcaagaagaggaggacgagaaaGGAGGCCTCCGCTCCAGCCTCTCCTGTCCTG GATGTCAACAGAAGAGCAGAGGACCGGCCGATGCAGCCGCCCGACGCCGTCACTCCTGAGACTCTGACCTCCGGAGCCTCCACCCCTGAACCTTCTGGCCCCGAGGGACACTTCCTGGAGGACAGAGTCGATCGGGCGCAGGAGGAGCCGGCAGGCCCGGCGTCCGAGTTCTCCGCGAGGGAGGACGGCGCCGGGAGCGGCGGGCGGGACGGAGACGGAGGACACGAGAGCATGGAGGTGGACGGGACCAGAaccgaggacgaggacgagaaCGAGCTGGACGAGGAGATGCGGTACCGGCTGTACCGGCTGGTCGCCCAGTCCAGACTCACGTACTTCTCATCCACCGACGAGGAGCTGGACCGAGCCGGGCTCAGCGAGGGCGAgtgggaccgggaccgggacgaggacatggaggaggacggtCAGCGGCGCGGCGAGGACGAGCTGGACGGAGCGGGGCTGCAGGACGACGGTTcccgagaggaggaggaggacgatgagACGAAGGACGTGGAGCTGGCGGTGAAGGTCTGCAGGCTGGCCAACCAGGCCAACGCCACCGAGTTCTCCTCCACCGAGGACGAGCTGGACAGGGCGGGCCGGGGCCACGAGGCGGAGGACGGCGCCATCGACGAGGGCTCGCTGTGGACGCTGCAGGCGCAGGAGGCCGTCCAGCTGCGAGACCTGGCCAGTCTGGTCAGCGCCTCGCAGTTCTCCTCCACCGAGGACGAGCTGGACAGGGTGGGGGTGAACGAGGGAGAGGAGCTCTGGGAGGAGGGCTCCATCGGGAAGATCGACGTGAGAATGTTCGACCTGAGCCAAGAAGGCCGGGAGAGCGAGGAGACAGACGTGAAGAGGGACGAGACAGACATGGAGGGTTGGAGTTCATccagagaaggagaggaaacagagatggagggagaacgAGCAGCGACggcaggcagagaggaggaggaggaggaggattcacACCAGAGGACAgttcaggaagaggaggaagacgagaagAACAGAGAGAACGAAGACGACGCAGAGTTCGACAGAATCAtcagcagcatgttgatgatTACTTTAGAGGACATGCAGGCCGGAGCGACGgcggagggaggtggaggacctggaggaagaaccagagatcCGGGGGACACGGCTCCAGATGAGTCCGGAGGATTCAGAGGAGAAGACGAGTCAGGCGAGGACGGACAGGCGGTGAAGGATCGgggaagagaaggagaagacgAGACGCCCGAGTCTGgactcaggaagcagcagcgggACGCCGAGCAGATCCAGGAGGGCGGAGAGGGACATGCAGAGAAGGAACGACCAACAAGTGTAACTGaaggagagggaaaagaaaCACTGGAGACGCGTGAAGCCGAGCCGAAGGTCGATGCGGATGAAGAGGAAacgaggcgaggaggaggagaaacgacggcagagcagggagacggcagcagctgctctcctgaGGAAGGCTTACTGTCTCCTCAGGAGATCCAGAAC aGGTACTCGGCCGTGTCGCTGCGCAGCATCACCACCGAGGTGCTGAAGGTTCTGAACGCcaccgaggagctgctgcagggggtggagggagggcccgacccccgacccgccgccgcctcgctgccCCCCGACGCTGACCCCAAGAAACTGGACCAGCAGTTCTCCAGACTGGAAGAAAAC GTGTACGTGGCGGCCGGCTCGGTGTTCAgcctggaggcggagctcaGCGACCTGGAGGAGTGCGCCCGAGgaatcagcagctccacctccaacctggagctgtccttcctggaggagcaggtggcggcggccgccgccaaGGTCCAGCAGTCTGAGATGCAG ATCTGCGACATCTCAGCCAGAATCGCTGCACTGAAGAGCGCGGGCCTGAACGTGGACCCACAGACACGCTTCACCAAGAGCAGGAACACTCCGGCCACG CCCGTCACCCTGGACTCTTCGAGACAGCTCCGACGGCGATTACCCGCCCCGCCAGTGAAAG AAGATAAAGAAAGCTGA